A stretch of DNA from Brevibacillus ruminantium:
GATTCGTGGAGACAAACAGCTTTTCGGTCGGGCAGATCGACTCCAGATAGGTGAGCAGGGCACGGCCGATCCCTTGTTTTTGGTTGCGGGGGTCGACCATCAGAAGAACGACCAGGCTTTGCCCGAAAAAGGACTGGTTCATAACGGCATAAGCACATACCTGATGGCCTTGGGTAACCACATGGCATTCTCCCTGAGCAATCCATCTGTGAAGGTTGGCTGATCGGGAGGTGCTTCCCAGGAGCATGGCGTCCAGACGGCAGATAGCGTGGACGTCTTGGACAAGGGCTGGCCTGATGGAAATCATTTGTATTCACCACTCCAATCCCGGCGTATTTGATAATGTACAATACCAAACCGGCAGAGGCAGGTAAAGAGAAAGTTGTTTTCCTGCAAAAGAAATTCACGATTTGCAAATTTTAGGGATTGCAAATAGAGAAATATCCCCTCTGACCAATCGATGGAGAGGGGACTATCTGCGAGAGATAGATTTTTTGGGCTAAGCTAAGTGGATTAATGTCCGACCTGCCAAGGCCGATGAGGGGCATGGGGACGGCTGGAGGCCCGGCCTGCGTGACTGTGGCTATGCGAACGGCAGGCGTCCCCGTGGGAAGGCTGAGCTGCCCGCCCCTCCCCGGTGGCCCCACTGGTCTCTTTCTTCACGACTTTGGGAACGGAGCTCTGTTCCACGCGGGTCCGGAGCGCTTTGGATGAAGTAATCAGACCCACAGGTGAGTAGACCCGCA
This window harbors:
- a CDS encoding FmdB family zinc ribbon protein gives rise to the protein MPTYQFTCETCGVFDLYRSMAHAGDLSHCPECQKPAVRVYSPVGLITSSKALRTRVEQSSVPKVVKKETSGATGEGRAAQPSHGDACRSHSHSHAGRASSRPHAPHRPWQVGH
- a CDS encoding GNAT family N-acetyltransferase; this encodes MISIRPALVQDVHAICRLDAMLLGSTSRSANLHRWIAQGECHVVTQGHQVCAYAVMNQSFFGQSLVVLLMVDPRNQKQGIGRALLTYLESICPTEKLFVSTNLTNKRMQRLLLTAGYTPCGMIDALDPGDPELFYYKKPPHH